The proteins below come from a single Ruegeria sp. SCSIO 43209 genomic window:
- a CDS encoding DNA polymerase III subunit gamma/tau, whose protein sequence is MTETPSPAYQVLARKYRPETFADLVGQDAMVRTLKNAFEADRIAQAFIMTGIRGTGKTTTARIIAKGMNCIGPDGSGGPTTEPCGQCEHCVAIMEGRHVDVMEMDAASRTGVNDIREIIDSVRYRAASARYKTYIIDEVHMLSTSAFNALLKTLEEPPEHVKFIFATTEIRKVPVTVLSRCQRFDLRRIEPEDMIGLLRKIAGAEGAQIAEDALSLITRAAEGSARDATSLLDQAISHGAGETSADQVRAMLGLADRGRVLDLMDMILRGDAAGALTELSGQYAEGADPLAVLRDLAEITHWVSVVKITPDAAEDPTVSPDERARGQQMAEALPMRVLTRMWQMLLKALEEVSAAPNAMMAAEMAVIRLTHVADLPSPEELIKRLQDTPPPPNGGPGKGIGAPGHAPAAPQAVARSAYAASGIGGNAGGPTAALAQDVQAALARYPTFEHVVELIRANRDVKLLVEVENGVRLVSYQPGRIEFAPTDNAPTDLSQRLGASLQRWTGNRWAVSIVAEGNAPTIAEVRDAADLALKAEAEQHPLVQAVLTHFPKARIKSIETAEQRAAQVETEALPEVEDEWDPFEED, encoded by the coding sequence ATGACCGAGACGCCCAGCCCCGCCTACCAGGTTCTTGCCCGCAAATACCGCCCCGAAACCTTTGCCGATCTGGTCGGTCAGGACGCCATGGTGCGCACTCTAAAAAACGCCTTCGAGGCGGACCGGATCGCGCAGGCCTTCATCATGACCGGCATCCGCGGTACCGGCAAGACGACGACCGCTCGGATCATAGCCAAGGGTATGAACTGCATCGGTCCCGATGGCAGCGGCGGCCCTACCACCGAACCCTGCGGTCAATGTGAACACTGCGTAGCCATCATGGAGGGCCGCCATGTCGATGTGATGGAGATGGACGCCGCCAGCCGCACCGGTGTCAATGACATCCGCGAGATCATCGACAGCGTACGCTATCGCGCTGCATCCGCGCGCTACAAGACCTATATCATCGACGAGGTTCACATGCTGTCGACCAGCGCTTTCAACGCGCTGCTCAAGACGCTGGAAGAACCCCCCGAACACGTGAAGTTCATCTTTGCCACCACCGAGATTCGCAAGGTCCCGGTGACCGTCTTGTCCCGTTGCCAGCGCTTTGATCTGCGCCGGATCGAGCCGGAGGATATGATCGGACTGCTTCGCAAAATTGCAGGTGCCGAAGGGGCACAGATTGCCGAGGATGCGTTATCGTTGATCACCCGGGCCGCCGAGGGATCGGCGCGCGATGCGACCTCACTGCTGGATCAGGCGATCTCGCACGGGGCCGGTGAAACCAGCGCGGATCAGGTGCGCGCGATGCTGGGGCTGGCCGATCGGGGCCGGGTGCTGGATCTGATGGATATGATCCTGCGCGGCGATGCTGCAGGCGCGTTGACCGAGCTGAGCGGGCAATATGCCGAAGGGGCTGATCCACTCGCCGTCTTACGCGATCTGGCTGAAATCACGCATTGGGTTTCGGTGGTCAAGATCACCCCGGATGCCGCCGAAGATCCCACCGTTTCCCCCGACGAACGCGCCCGAGGTCAACAAATGGCCGAGGCTCTGCCCATGCGAGTCCTTACACGCATGTGGCAAATGCTGCTGAAAGCGCTCGAGGAAGTTTCCGCCGCACCCAACGCAATGATGGCTGCGGAAATGGCCGTGATCCGCCTGACCCATGTGGCCGACTTGCCTAGCCCGGAGGAGCTGATCAAGCGTCTGCAAGATACGCCTCCGCCGCCCAATGGTGGCCCCGGCAAGGGAATCGGTGCGCCGGGACATGCTCCTGCCGCGCCACAGGCTGTGGCCCGATCGGCCTATGCCGCATCGGGAATCGGCGGCAACGCAGGCGGGCCAACAGCCGCGCTAGCCCAAGATGTGCAGGCAGCTCTGGCACGCTATCCAACATTTGAACATGTGGTCGAACTGATCCGAGCCAACCGGGACGTGAAGTTGTTGGTCGAGGTTGAAAACGGCGTGCGTCTGGTGTCCTACCAACCAGGCAGGATCGAGTTCGCCCCAACCGACAACGCCCCGACCGACCTGTCACAACGATTGGGCGCGTCGCTGCAGCGTTGGACAGGCAACCGGTGGGCCGTTTCTATTGTCGCTGAGGGCAACGCACCGACCATTGCCGAGGTACGGGACGCTGCAGACTTGGCCCTGAAAGCCGAGGCTGAACAGCATCCTCTGGTGCAAGCAGTGCTGACTCATTTCCCGAAAGCGCGGATCAAGAGCATCGAAACCGCAGAACAACGCGCCGCTCAAGTCGAAACCGAAGCCCTGCCCGAGGTCGAAGACGAATGGGACCCGTTTGAAGAGGACTGA
- a CDS encoding YbaB/EbfC family nucleoid-associated protein, translating into MLKGLGGLGDMAKMMKSAQDLQTKMTDMQEELNTIMVVGESGAGLVKATATAKGELKGLDIDPSIFNGDDKEVVEDLILAAIKDAQTKAQERSQAEMAKLTESMGLPADIKLPF; encoded by the coding sequence ATGCTAAAAGGTTTAGGCGGCCTGGGTGACATGGCCAAGATGATGAAATCCGCGCAGGATCTGCAGACCAAGATGACTGACATGCAGGAAGAGCTGAACACCATCATGGTTGTCGGCGAATCCGGTGCCGGGCTGGTCAAGGCCACCGCGACCGCCAAGGGCGAGTTGAAAGGTCTGGATATCGACCCGTCGATCTTTAACGGTGACGATAAGGAAGTGGTCGAAGACCTCATCCTCGCCGCGATCAAGGACGCCCAAACCAAGGCGCAGGAACGTTCACAGGCAGAAATGGCCAAGCTGACCGAAAGCATGGGCCTGCCCGCAGACATCAAGCTGCCGTTCTGA
- the recR gene encoding recombination mediator RecR, with the protein MSSNSDIDNLIDLMAKLPGLGPRSARRAVLHLIRKRALLLTPLSDAMQQVAVTARECLNCGNVGTTDICDICNNEARATGELCVVEDVADLWAMERAGVFKGRYHVLGGTLSALDGVGPDELRIPRLKDRVVAESITEIILALNATVDGQTTAHYIADQLEGQVRLTSLAQGVPIGGELDYLDDGTITAALRARKEI; encoded by the coding sequence GTGAGTTCGAACAGTGACATCGACAATCTGATCGACCTGATGGCCAAGCTGCCCGGTCTCGGCCCCCGCTCGGCCCGCCGCGCAGTCCTGCACCTGATCCGTAAACGCGCCCTGCTGCTAACGCCGCTTTCTGACGCCATGCAGCAGGTAGCCGTAACTGCCCGTGAATGCCTGAACTGCGGCAATGTGGGCACCACTGATATCTGCGACATCTGTAACAACGAGGCTCGCGCAACCGGAGAGCTGTGCGTGGTCGAGGACGTCGCCGACCTTTGGGCGATGGAGCGTGCCGGGGTCTTCAAGGGTCGCTATCACGTTCTGGGCGGCACTTTGTCGGCTTTGGACGGGGTCGGCCCGGATGAATTGCGTATCCCCCGGTTGAAGGACCGGGTTGTGGCCGAGAGTATCACCGAGATCATCCTCGCCCTGAACGCCACCGTCGATGGCCAGACCACTGCCCACTACATCGCTGATCAGTTGGAGGGGCAGGTTCGTCTGACATCCCTGGCGCAAGGTGTACCGATTGGGGGAGAGTTGGACTATCTAGACGACGGGACGATTACTGCGGCGTTGCGGGCGCGGAAGGAGATCTAG
- a CDS encoding ribonuclease T2 yields the protein MRWAILWVLSAMAAMAEGEKAGDFDYYVLSLSWSPNWCAREGDARGSDQCDTRHDHGWILHGLWPQFHQGWPSYCRTSEAPPTRRMTREMEDIQGSSGLAWHQWKKHGTCSGLSAPDYFALSRQAYAGVARPEVFRKLDATVKLPASVVEEAFLKANPTLEPDMITITCKQGYIEEVRLCLSRNLDPVPCGRDVIRDCTAKDAVFDPIR from the coding sequence ATGCGCTGGGCGATTTTGTGGGTGCTGAGTGCCATGGCTGCGATGGCCGAGGGCGAAAAGGCGGGCGATTTTGACTACTACGTCCTGTCGCTCAGCTGGTCGCCCAATTGGTGCGCCCGCGAAGGCGATGCGCGCGGCTCGGATCAGTGCGACACGCGACACGATCATGGGTGGATATTGCATGGGCTCTGGCCGCAATTCCATCAGGGCTGGCCTTCGTATTGTCGCACGTCCGAAGCGCCACCCACACGCCGCATGACGCGGGAAATGGAGGATATTCAGGGCTCATCCGGGTTGGCCTGGCATCAATGGAAAAAGCACGGCACCTGTTCGGGCCTCAGTGCACCCGACTATTTCGCCCTGTCGCGGCAGGCTTATGCAGGAGTTGCGCGCCCCGAAGTGTTCCGCAAGCTGGACGCTACGGTCAAACTGCCCGCTTCGGTGGTGGAAGAGGCCTTTCTCAAGGCCAATCCCACGCTTGAGCCTGACATGATCACCATCACCTGTAAGCAAGGCTATATCGAAGAAGTCCGCCTATGCCTGTCCCGCAATCTTGACCCGGTGCCCTGTGGCCGCGACGTGATCCGTGATTGCACCGCTAAAGACGCGGTGTTTGATCCGATTCGTTAG
- a CDS encoding DUF1013 domain-containing protein: protein MAKPLMAKATAVWLVDNTTISFKQIADFVGMHELEVQGIADGDVAAGVKGFDPIANNQLTQEEIDTAQNNPLHKLKLKFNPAASGEEKRRGPRYTPLSKRQDRPNSILWLVKFHPELSDGQIAKLVGTTKPTIQSIRERTHWNISNMQPIDPVALGLCKQSELDAIVQKAAAKKAAEGGVMSDDERRKLVSTEQSLEMDSAPKIPTAIEGLETFSLSEDTNEKEEEEPIVDADSFFNLPKGGGDEEDEDDLRP, encoded by the coding sequence ATGGCAAAACCGCTTATGGCCAAGGCAACCGCCGTATGGCTGGTGGACAACACCACGATCAGCTTCAAGCAGATCGCGGATTTCGTAGGCATGCACGAGCTGGAAGTGCAGGGTATTGCGGATGGTGATGTGGCTGCAGGTGTCAAAGGGTTTGACCCGATTGCCAACAACCAGCTGACTCAGGAAGAAATTGACACCGCGCAAAACAACCCGCTGCACAAGCTGAAGCTGAAATTCAATCCGGCGGCATCAGGCGAAGAGAAACGCCGTGGTCCGCGCTACACCCCGCTGTCCAAGCGTCAGGACCGTCCGAACTCGATCCTGTGGCTGGTCAAGTTCCACCCAGAACTCAGCGACGGCCAGATTGCCAAGCTGGTCGGCACCACTAAGCCGACCATCCAGTCGATCCGCGAGCGGACGCACTGGAACATCTCGAACATGCAGCCGATCGATCCGGTTGCCCTGGGACTGTGCAAACAATCCGAACTGGATGCCATCGTGCAAAAGGCCGCGGCCAAGAAAGCAGCCGAAGGTGGCGTGATGAGCGATGATGAGCGTCGCAAACTGGTCTCGACCGAACAGTCGCTCGAGATGGATTCAGCGCCCAAGATCCCGACCGCGATCGAAGGTCTCGAGACATTCTCGTTGTCCGAGGACACCAACGAGAAGGAAGAAGAAGAGCCCATCGTCGATGCGGATAGCTTCTTCAACCTGCCCAAGGGTGGTGGTGATGAAGAAGACGAAGACGATCTGCGCCCCTGA
- a CDS encoding permease codes for MAELTQNPKPLARNLIDLIKTPWALIVVILALVAVLDPGNWTEVVSFAAKALAHTGQYILFAVLLLSYLKATGAEVMVARAFEGRETRMIFLAALFGGLAPFCSCEVIPFIAGLLALGAPLSAVMAFWLSSPLIDPPTLLITAGALGWPFAIGKAVAAVALGLFGGFAVRTLMRGGAFAQPLREYKPAGCCGCGPKQDDKPVWKFWQDPDRRTRFRAEFVHNGLFLLKWLAFAYVLEALLVSYVPADLIARVVGGEGVVPIVIAALVGMPAYLNSYVAPPLLAGLMEQGMSAGAAMSFMVAGAVSSIPAMAAVWSLVKPRVFATYLGLGISGAIVAGILFQMI; via the coding sequence ATGGCTGAACTAACACAAAACCCCAAGCCACTTGCCAGAAACCTGATCGACCTGATCAAAACGCCCTGGGCTCTGATCGTGGTCATACTGGCGCTGGTGGCCGTTCTTGATCCGGGCAACTGGACCGAGGTTGTGAGTTTTGCAGCCAAAGCGCTTGCGCATACGGGCCAGTACATCCTGTTTGCTGTTCTGCTGCTATCATACCTGAAGGCAACTGGGGCCGAAGTGATGGTCGCCCGTGCATTTGAGGGTCGCGAGACACGGATGATCTTTCTGGCCGCGTTGTTTGGCGGGCTGGCCCCATTTTGTTCCTGCGAAGTGATCCCATTCATCGCAGGTTTGCTGGCTCTGGGTGCGCCATTGTCGGCCGTGATGGCATTCTGGCTCAGTTCACCGTTGATCGACCCCCCGACGTTGCTGATTACTGCGGGTGCGCTGGGTTGGCCGTTTGCAATTGGTAAAGCGGTTGCCGCTGTCGCGTTGGGTTTGTTCGGCGGGTTTGCCGTGCGCACCCTGATGCGGGGAGGTGCCTTTGCGCAGCCGTTGCGTGAATACAAACCCGCTGGTTGCTGCGGTTGCGGACCAAAGCAAGATGACAAACCCGTCTGGAAGTTCTGGCAAGACCCTGACCGTCGGACGCGCTTTCGGGCCGAATTCGTTCATAACGGTCTGTTCTTGCTCAAATGGCTAGCGTTCGCCTACGTGCTCGAGGCGCTGCTGGTCAGCTATGTTCCGGCAGACCTGATCGCCCGGGTTGTTGGTGGTGAGGGTGTTGTGCCAATTGTCATCGCTGCCTTGGTCGGAATGCCTGCCTATCTGAACTCTTACGTCGCACCACCGCTTCTTGCGGGTCTGATGGAACAGGGTATGAGTGCGGGTGCTGCGATGTCGTTCATGGTGGCCGGCGCCGTCAGTTCGATACCTGCGATGGCGGCCGTGTGGTCACTGGTGAAACCGCGCGTCTTTGCCACCTATCTGGGTTTGGGCATCAGCGGTGCCATCGTAGCAGGCATCCTGTTTCAGATGATCTGA
- a CDS encoding helix-turn-helix transcriptional regulator: protein MWEEAAAGFSAMGSEARLKVLKTLVRAGEAGLTVGEIQTRTGIAPSTLAHHLRFLAAGGVVEQEKIGRSTINRACFDELRNLAQFILSECCADEIGKAANDG, encoded by the coding sequence ATGTGGGAAGAAGCTGCCGCAGGTTTCTCTGCCATGGGCTCGGAAGCCCGATTGAAGGTTCTTAAGACCTTGGTTCGTGCTGGGGAAGCAGGCCTGACCGTTGGAGAAATTCAGACGAGGACAGGAATCGCGCCCTCGACTCTGGCGCATCATCTGCGGTTTCTGGCTGCTGGCGGAGTAGTTGAGCAAGAGAAGATCGGGCGTAGCACGATCAACCGCGCGTGCTTTGACGAATTGAGAAACCTGGCGCAGTTCATCCTTAGTGAATGCTGCGCAGACGAAATCGGAAAGGCCGCAAACGATGGCTGA
- a CDS encoding PLP-dependent aminotransferase family protein, with the protein MGISVDTFFLERNGQGTLQAQLQQLIAEGILSGRFHVGEKLPSSRKLAAHLGVSRITVTLAYTELLANDYLTAKGRSGYYVSENAPVPPTYTPVRRDTEVVDWDQAFARRFSGGDVLTKPSNWRDYRYPFIYGQVDRKLFDHANWRLCAVRALGHKDFDSLTGDYVDQDDPLLLEFIARHTLPRRGIVARPEEILITLGAQNALWLASRILLNRNRRAAIEDPCYYALRDLLIHSECKLSYLKVDRDGLPPETIPDDTDVIFTTPSHQSPTTATMPVDRRHALLRRARELDAMIVEDDYEFEMSFLGAPSPALRSMDRDGRVIYVGSFSKSLFPGLRLGYMVGSEPFIREARALRSLVLRHPPGHMQRTAAYFLSLGHYDAQIRRMSKTLQRRREAIEEAIGQYGLTVAGRGMLGGSSIWMQAPLHVDTSKLARDLQRQSVHIEPGEAFFSSQNRPKNFYRLGYSSISSDRIEPGIQQIAEAIRRS; encoded by the coding sequence ATGGGTATTTCGGTCGACACATTCTTTTTGGAACGCAATGGGCAAGGCACCTTACAGGCGCAGCTGCAACAGCTGATTGCCGAAGGCATTCTGTCAGGACGCTTCCACGTCGGGGAAAAGCTGCCCTCGTCCCGTAAACTTGCTGCCCATTTGGGTGTCAGCCGGATTACGGTCACGCTTGCCTATACTGAACTGCTGGCCAATGATTACCTGACCGCCAAAGGCCGGTCGGGATACTATGTTTCAGAAAATGCGCCAGTGCCGCCGACCTACACGCCAGTGCGGCGCGACACCGAAGTGGTTGACTGGGATCAGGCGTTTGCCCGCCGTTTCTCGGGCGGTGATGTGCTGACAAAACCCAGCAACTGGCGTGACTACCGCTATCCCTTCATTTATGGCCAAGTCGACAGAAAGCTGTTCGATCATGCAAACTGGCGTCTCTGCGCAGTTCGGGCGTTGGGACATAAGGACTTTGATTCTCTGACCGGGGACTATGTCGATCAAGATGACCCGCTGCTGCTTGAATTCATCGCCCGGCATACTCTTCCCCGCCGTGGAATTGTAGCCCGGCCCGAAGAAATCTTGATCACCCTGGGCGCTCAGAACGCCCTTTGGCTGGCGTCTCGCATATTGCTGAACCGGAACCGTAGGGCAGCGATCGAGGACCCCTGCTATTACGCCCTGCGCGATCTTCTGATTCACTCGGAATGCAAGCTGTCTTATCTGAAGGTCGACCGGGACGGGTTGCCCCCGGAAACAATCCCTGACGATACCGACGTCATATTCACCACCCCCAGCCACCAGAGCCCGACAACCGCGACCATGCCGGTGGACCGCCGACATGCACTGCTGCGTCGTGCCCGCGAATTGGATGCCATGATCGTCGAGGATGACTATGAATTCGAAATGTCATTTCTTGGGGCCCCGTCACCGGCGCTCAGGTCAATGGATCGCGATGGGCGGGTGATCTACGTAGGCAGCTTTTCCAAGTCGCTGTTTCCGGGGCTTCGATTGGGCTACATGGTCGGGTCCGAACCCTTTATCCGTGAAGCGCGCGCCCTGCGATCTCTGGTCTTGCGTCACCCTCCTGGCCACATGCAGCGAACCGCAGCCTACTTCCTATCGCTCGGCCACTATGATGCTCAGATCCGGCGCATGTCTAAAACGCTGCAACGCCGTCGCGAAGCGATTGAGGAGGCGATTGGACAATATGGTCTGACTGTTGCTGGGCGCGGGATGCTGGGCGGATCATCGATCTGGATGCAAGCGCCGCTGCATGTAGACACCAGCAAACTGGCCCGAGACCTGCAGCGCCAAAGCGTCCATATCGAACCGGGTGAGGCATTTTTTTCAAGCCAGAACAGGCCAAAGAACTTTTATCGGCTGGGCTACTCTTCAATCTCGTCGGATCGTATCGAACCGGGAATCCAACAGATTGCTGAAGCGATCCGGCGTTCTTAA
- the xsc gene encoding sulfoacetaldehyde acetyltransferase: MKMTTEEAFVKTLQMHGIEHAFGIIGSAMMPISDIFGKAGITFWDCAHEGSGGMMADGYTRATGKMSMMIAQNGPGITNFVTAVKTAYWNHTPLLLVTPQAANKTMGQGGFQEMEQMRMFADCVCYQEEVRDPSRMAEVLSRVIMNAKRASAPAQINVPRDFFTQVIDIELPAVVEFELPSGGASAVSEAAALLSNAKNPVILNGAGTVLSKGGIEASKALAERLDAPVCVGYQHNDAFPGSHPLFAGPLGYNGSKAGMQLIKEADVVLCLGTRLNPFSTLPGYGMEYWPADAKIIQVDINPDRIGLTKKVSVGIVGDAATVATNILNQLSDTAGDEGRDARKAKIAETKSRWAQELTSMDHEQDDPGTTWNERARAAKPDWLSPRKAWRAIQSALPKEAIISSDIGNNCAIGNAYPSFEEGRKYLAPGLFGPCGYGLPSVIGAKIGCPDVPVVGFSGDGAFGIAVTELTAIGREEWPAITQVVFRNYQWGAEKRNSTLWFDDNFVGTELDTKVSYAGIANACGLKGVIARTQDELTAALSQAIEDQKNGITTLIEAMINQELGEPFRRDAMKKPVEVAGIDASDMRLQQV; this comes from the coding sequence ATGAAGATGACCACCGAAGAAGCCTTTGTAAAAACCCTGCAGATGCATGGCATCGAACATGCGTTCGGTATCATCGGCTCGGCCATGATGCCGATCTCCGACATCTTTGGCAAAGCAGGCATCACTTTCTGGGATTGTGCCCACGAAGGGTCCGGCGGCATGATGGCTGACGGCTACACCCGCGCAACCGGCAAGATGTCGATGATGATCGCCCAGAACGGCCCCGGCATCACCAATTTTGTGACCGCCGTCAAAACTGCCTATTGGAATCACACTCCGCTGCTGCTGGTCACTCCGCAGGCCGCAAACAAGACCATGGGTCAAGGTGGGTTCCAGGAAATGGAGCAGATGCGCATGTTCGCAGACTGCGTTTGCTACCAGGAAGAGGTGCGTGACCCCAGCCGTATGGCAGAGGTTCTGAGCCGCGTAATCATGAACGCCAAGCGCGCTTCGGCACCTGCGCAGATCAACGTTCCGCGCGACTTCTTCACTCAGGTGATCGACATCGAGCTGCCTGCTGTTGTTGAGTTTGAACTGCCTTCGGGTGGTGCATCGGCCGTATCCGAAGCTGCCGCTCTGCTGTCGAACGCAAAGAACCCAGTTATCCTGAACGGTGCAGGCACCGTTCTGTCGAAAGGCGGCATCGAAGCGTCGAAAGCACTGGCCGAGCGTCTGGACGCTCCGGTTTGCGTTGGCTACCAGCACAATGACGCTTTCCCCGGCTCGCACCCACTGTTCGCTGGCCCGCTGGGCTATAACGGCTCGAAAGCCGGTATGCAGCTGATTAAGGAAGCAGACGTTGTTTTGTGCCTCGGCACCCGCTTGAACCCGTTCTCGACCCTCCCGGGCTACGGAATGGAATACTGGCCTGCAGATGCGAAAATCATTCAGGTCGACATCAATCCTGACCGTATCGGCCTGACCAAGAAGGTCTCGGTTGGTATCGTCGGCGATGCGGCAACTGTTGCCACAAATATCCTGAACCAGCTTTCTGATACCGCTGGTGACGAAGGCCGTGACGCACGCAAGGCGAAGATTGCGGAAACCAAATCGCGCTGGGCGCAAGAACTGACCTCGATGGATCACGAGCAGGACGATCCGGGCACCACCTGGAACGAACGCGCACGCGCTGCCAAGCCGGACTGGCTGAGCCCGCGCAAAGCATGGCGCGCGATTCAGTCCGCGCTGCCGAAAGAGGCGATCATCTCGTCCGACATCGGCAACAACTGCGCCATCGGCAACGCCTATCCTTCGTTTGAAGAAGGCCGCAAGTATCTGGCCCCCGGCCTGTTCGGCCCCTGTGGCTATGGTCTGCCTTCGGTCATTGGCGCGAAGATCGGCTGCCCGGATGTACCGGTTGTCGGCTTCTCTGGCGACGGTGCCTTCGGCATTGCAGTCACCGAACTGACCGCCATCGGTCGCGAAGAATGGCCCGCCATCACTCAGGTTGTGTTCCGCAACTACCAGTGGGGTGCGGAAAAGCGCAACTCGACCCTGTGGTTCGATGACAACTTCGTCGGCACCGAGCTGGACACAAAAGTGTCCTATGCCGGCATCGCCAACGCCTGTGGCCTGAAAGGCGTCATCGCGCGCACTCAGGATGAACTGACAGCGGCGCTGAGCCAGGCGATCGAGGACCAGAAGAACGGCATCACCACCCTGATCGAAGCAATGATCAACCAGGAACTGGGTGAACCCTTCCGTCGCGACGCGATGAAGAAGCCGGTTGAGGTTGCAGGTATCGACGCAAGCGACATGCGTCTGCAGCAGGTTTGA